AAAAAGCTGGTAAAAACCTGGCTGGCAGACCAACTCTTTCCTTATGCCAGTGAATTTTATGCATCTCTCGAAAACAAGCTGAATATAAAGCTTGTTTATCCTCTTCCGGTTTATCGACCTTACCGATCCATCGAAGAGCAGAATACGTATCTTGCTCAGACGGCTAACCCTGGCATAGCACAGTACATTACCAGCCAGACTGACGATTTGTTGCCGCTGGATTATATTAGCAATCCCTATGGAGGTCTGAAAGTGGGGCAATCGGGTTGGGTAGATCTGCCGCTTTTACTGGATCAGAGTAAGATTTATTTTGAAAAAGAGGGTATATACACCGAAGAAAGGTTTGCCGCCGAAGATCTGATCTTTACTTCGGATACTGTGGAGTGGAACGGGAAAACTTTTAATAAGGTGATTTTGTGCCAGGGAGTGATGGCGCTGGAAAACTCATTTTTTAACTGGCTGCCTTTCAGTCCTGTAAAAGGTGAGATTTTAGACATTGCCGTGGAAAATATTCTGAAACCTTATATCGTTAATCAGGGGATTTTTATTTTACCGCTGTCAAAGGACTCGGCACGGGTTGGAGCTACTTATTCCTGGGATCCGCTGGATTGGGAAACAACAGATGCGGCCAAAAATGAGCTGGCCGACAAGATCAGATCGTTACTGAATGTACCCTTTACCGTAACAAAACAAAATGCCGGGCTGCGGCCGTCCGTGAAAGACAGGAGACCTTTAATCGGGATACATCCCGAAGAAAACAGGGTGGGGATTTTTAACGGACTCGGTACCAAAGGAGTTACTCTGGCGCCATTTTTTGCAAATGAATTCGCTCAACATCTGGAACATGGCAAAGAATTGAATCCGTTAGTGAATATT
This portion of the Dyadobacter sp. CECT 9275 genome encodes:
- a CDS encoding NAD(P)/FAD-dependent oxidoreductase is translated as MTNRGGISVDYDYLIVGQGIGGTALAWHLHRLGKKIRVVGDSSLPSSSRVAAGIFNPLTGKKLVKTWLADQLFPYASEFYASLENKLNIKLVYPLPVYRPYRSIEEQNTYLAQTANPGIAQYITSQTDDLLPLDYISNPYGGLKVGQSGWVDLPLLLDQSKIYFEKEGIYTEERFAAEDLIFTSDTVEWNGKTFNKVILCQGVMALENSFFNWLPFSPVKGEILDIAVENILKPYIVNQGIFILPLSKDSARVGATYSWDPLDWETTDAAKNELADKIRSLLNVPFTVTKQNAGLRPSVKDRRPLIGIHPEENRVGIFNGLGTKGVTLAPFFANEFAQHLEHGKELNPLVNIKRYFSLYFH